A region of Anolis sagrei isolate rAnoSag1 chromosome 2, rAnoSag1.mat, whole genome shotgun sequence DNA encodes the following proteins:
- the LOC132765886 gene encoding zinc finger protein 585A-like — protein sequence MAEEYKGATFGDLQRDAGTQYEVKLEPRELKVEPHDVKVEPHDVKEEPHNVKVEPRDVKLEPHGVKVEPQDLVEPEVERGVTAQALPVIHFGGFKESWEAAEEVIEDGEEEPEEALEDAEEEPEETLEDAEEEPEEALEDTEEELAQGSGTQGLAFQRTEDTPDSDLEHEQLLRKRSRDVSQGDSSPYEEASDVELEPGQSGETQPLSETVGEIQQPVNIPLSKEEPDFMEVVEEDTPDEGGATLDIERQCFRQFCYQDAEGPREVCGMLWKLCRRWLQPEKKTKEQILELVILEQFLAILPREMQSWVRDGRPETCFQAIGLAEAFLAKQQGNTPRGRQVLWPFGDASADSSKKLMLDSINWPLFRGNKEEVESPNLTLLAGDGRPFWKEKDLPVDASGIETPWMLPGKSEETVSQNPNKGESSESQQKPCPSSKKAEAIQFHPASVENPFTCWDCGESFPGIDVLMEHQSIHTGVKPFNCSKCGKSFNQRSLLVSHEKTHTQENPFTCAECGQSFSRKAGLMSHQKVHTGVKPHQCKECGKGFNEYSILVAHEKTHAEEKKPFPCAECGQGFTEKAELVSHQKRHKGQKPHQCKECGKGFNEPSFLEAHEKTHLEEPKVFTCTDCGQGFSRKAGLVCHQKIHMKQKPHQCEECGQSFIQRYDLVRHTRIHTGEKPHKCPDCGKGFRNMSAFHVHRRIHTEEKPYPCSTCGKTFRHRTNVIVHERIHTGEKPYKCEDCSKSFGDSSSLRKHQRSHTGERPYVCPECGKTFSQNAGLVQHEKIHTGEKPFQCALCPKRFRDKSGIVSHQRTHTKETPFQCMICFKSFGHRSNLIKHERTHSAMKSFIAETQCDGRSFWKEKNLPVSSSAFEVPWILPGKRKEPIFQNLNKGEASASQPKPYPSSKVVETIRFHPASVENPYTCWDCGEAFTGIDALVAHQSTHTGVKPFNCAECGKSFIQRSLLVAHEKTHTQDKPFVCAECGQSFSKKAGLVSHQKIHTGEKPHQCQECGQSFLHRYDLVRHLRIHTGEKPHKCPDCGRGFRNMSAFHVHRRIHTEERPYPCSACGKTFRHRTNLIVHERIHTGEKPYKCQDCTKSFSDTSSLRKHRRSHTGERPYVCPECGKTFSQNAGLVQHKKIHTGEKPFQCAFCPKCFRGKSAIVAHLRTHTKETPYECRICQKCFGHRSNLIKHERIHSKPKKSSVVNNVVKAWLGN from the exons ATGGCAGAAGAATACAAGGGTGCCACATTTGGAGATCTCCAGAGGGATGCAGGGACACAGTATGAAGTGAAGTTAGAGCCACGGGAGTTGAAGGTAGAGCCACATGATGTGAAGGTGGAGCCACATGATGTGAAGGAAGAGCCACATAATGTGAAGGTAGAGCCACGTGATGTGAAGTTAGAGCCACATGGTGTGAAGGTAGAGCCACAGGATCTGGTGGAACCTGAAGTAGAGAGAGGAGTAACAGCCCAAGCTCTTCCAGTCATCCATTTTGGGGGgtttaaggaatcctgggaggcGGCTGAAGAAGTGATAGAAGATGGTGAAGAAGAACCAGAGGAAGCGCTAGAAGATGCTGAAGAAGAACCAGAAGAAACGTTAGAAGATGCTGAAGAAGAACCAGAAGAAGCATTAGAAGACACTGAAGAAGAGCTGGCACAAGGCTCTGGAACCCAAGGGCTGGCATTCCAGAGGACTGAAGACACACCTGACTCTGATCTAGAACATGAGCAGCTGCTGAGAAAGAGATCAAGGGACGTCTCACAGGGCGATTCCTCTCCCTATGAAGAAGCATCAGATGTCGAGCTGGAGCCTGGGCAAAGTGGAGAAACCCAACCACTGTCTGAAACTGTAGGGGAAATCCAGCAGCCGGTCAACATCCCTTTGTCCAAGGAGGAGCCAGACTTCATGGAAGTGGTGGAGGAAGATACTCCAGATGAAGGGGGTGCCACCCTAGACATCGAGCGCCAGTGTTTTCGGCAGTTCTGTTACCAGGATGCTGAGGGGCCCCGAGAGGTTTGCGGGATGCTGTGGAAGCTTTGCCGGCGGTGGCTGCAGCCGGAGAAGAAGACGAAGGAGCAGATCCTGGagctggtgatcctggagcagttcctggccatCTTGCCCCGCGAAATGCAGAGCTGGGTCCGGGATGGACGCCCAGAGACGTGCTTTCAGGCCATTGGCTTGGCTGAGGCTTTCCTGGCTAAGCAGCAAGGGAACACACCACGAGGCCGACAG GTTTTGTGGCCTTTTGGTGACGCATCGGCTGATTCGTCCAAGAAGCTTATGTTGGACTCCATCAACTGGCCGCTTTTCAGAGGCAACAAGGAAGAAGTGGAAAGTCCCAACCTTACATTGCTGG CAGGTGATGGGAGGCCGTTTTGGAAGGAGAAGGACCTACCAGTAGATGCTAGTGGTATTGAAACCCCTTGGATGCTTCCAGGAAAATCAGAAGAAACCGTTTCCCAGAATCCCAATAAAGGAGAAAGTTCAGAGAGCCAGCAAAAACCTTGTCCCAGTAGCAAAAAAGCTGAAGCTATTCAATTTCATCCTGCTTCAGTAGAGAATCCATTCACATGCTGGGACTGTGGGGAGAGCTTCCCCGGCATTGATGTCCTGATGGAACACCAGAGTATCCACACAGGAGTGAAACCTTTCAACTGCTCGAagtgcgggaagagcttcaaTCAGCGATCCCTTCTTGTGAGCCATGAAAAAACCCACACGCAGGAGAACCCCTTTACTTGCGCTGAGTGCGGTCAGAGTTTCAGCAGAAAAGCAGGGCTCATGTCTCATCAAAAGGTACACACAGGAGTGAAGCCCCATCAGTGCAAAGAATGTGGGAAGGGCTTCAATGAGTATTCCATCCTTGTGGCCCATGAAAAAACCCACGCGGAAGAGAAGAAGCCTTTTCCTTGCGCCGAGTGCGGTCAGGGTTTCACTGAGAAAGCGGAGCTTGTGTCTCACCAGAAGAGACACAAAGGGCAGAAACCTCATCAATGCAAAGAATGTGGGAAGGGTTTCAACGAGCCGTCCTTTCTTGAGGCCCATGAAAAAACCCATCTGGAAGAGCCAAAGGTGTTTACTTGCACCGACTGTGGTCAGGGTTTCAGTCGGAAAGCGGGGCTGGTGTGCCACCAGAAGATACACATGAAACAAAAGCCCCATCAATGCGAAGAATGTGGCCAAAGTTTCATCCAAAGGTATGACCTTGTTCGGCATACCAGAATCCACACAGGCGAGAAGCCGCACAAATGCCCTGACTGTGGAAAGGGCTTCCGGAACATGTCTGCTTTCCACGTTCACCGCCGGATCCATACAGAAGAGAAACCATACCCTTGCTCAACCTGTGGCAAGACTTTCCGTCACCGCACGAATGTTATTGTACACGAGAGGATCCACACCGGTGAGAAGCCATACAAGTGTGAGGATTGTTCAAAGAGCTTTGGGGATTCGTCATCCCTCCGGAAGCACCAGAGGTCCCACACGGGAGAGAGGCCGTATGTCTGTCCTGAGTGCGGGAAGACTTTTTCGCAGAATGCAGGCTTGGTCCAGCATGAGaagatccacacaggggagaagcccttcCAGTGTGCCCTCTGTCCCAAACGTTTCCGGGACAAATCTGGAATCGTATCTCACCAGAGAACCCACACGAAGGAGACGCCCTTTCAGTGCATGATCTGTTTCAAAAGCTTTGGCCACCGCTCCAACCTCATCAAACATGAAAGAACCCACTCTGCAATGAAAAGTTTCATTGCAGAGACCCAAT GTGATGGGAGGTCGTTTTGGAAGGAGAAGAATCTGCCAGTAAGTTCTAGTGCGTTTGAAGTCCCTTGGATCCTGCCAGGAAAACGGAAAGAGCCCATCTTCCAGAATCTTAACAAAGGCGAAGCTTCTGCAAGTCAGCCAAAGCCTTATCCCAGTAGCAAAGTAGTTGAAACCATTCGTTTTCACCCAGCTTCTGTGGAGAATCCGTACACATGCTGGGATTGCGGGGAGGCCTTCACCGGCATCGATGCCCTAGTGGCACACCAGAGTACCCACACAGGAGTGAAACCTTTCAATTGTGCggagtgcgggaagagcttcaTTCAGCGATCTCTTCTTGTGGCGCATGAAAAAACCCACACGCAAGACAAACCCTTTGTTTGCGCCGAGTGTGGTCAGAGCTTCAGCAAGAAAGCAGGGCTCGTGTCCCACCAGAAGATACACACTGGAGAGAAGCCCCATCAGTGCCAAGAGTGTGGGCAAAGCTTCCTCCACAGGTACGATCTCGTTCGGCACCTGAGGATCCACACTGGTGAGAAGCCACACAAATGTCCCGACTGTGGGAGGGGCTTCCGAAACATGTCGGCTTTTCATGTTCACCGGCGGATCCATACAGAAGAGCGGCCATACCCCTGCTCGGCTTGCGGGAAGACTTTCCGTCACCGCACTAACTTGATTGTACACGAGAGAATCCACACAGgtgagaagccatacaaatgccaggactGTACCAAGAGCTTCAGCGACACGTCATCCCTACGGAAGCACCGGCGGTCCCACACGGGAGAGAGGCCCTATGTCTGCCCCGAGTGCGGGAAGACTTTTTCGCAGAACGCCGGCCTAGTTCAACACAAGaagatccacacaggggagaagcccttccaatgtgccttctgtCCCAAATGCTTCCGGGGCAAATCTGCCATCGTTGCCCACCTGAGGACCCACACAAAGGAGACGCCGTACGAGTGCCGGATCTGCCAAAAATGCTTCGGCCACCGCTCCAACCTCATCAAACATGAAAGAATCCACTCTAAGCCGAAGAAGTCAAGCGTAGTCAATAATGTAGTCAAAGCATGGCTTGGAAATTGA